The DNA sequence AAGTCGATGGAGTCGTACAGCAACCGACGTGCATAGGAACGAGCATGCACATAGGCAGCCGGGTCGCGGCTCAGCAGGTTGATGTTGAAGGCGGCACCTTCAAGCTTCAGGGCCTGCGCCGCGGTCAGCGCACCACTACGAGTCCAGTCGGTGACAGCTTTGTTGCTATTGGCCGTGTCGTAGAAGTACGGGTAGCTTGCCGGGTTGTAGCTGATGCCGTATTTGCTCAGCAGCTGGTTCTTGGCAAGTGTCAGCGCAGCCTGGAACACCTCGGACTGCGGCTCGATGAAGTGGGTGTTGAAGTTATCAATGGTGGTGATGTCATTCCCACCTTCCGACGTGTGGCACTGGTTGCAGACCTGGGTGATGGTAGCCTGGTCGATCTGCAGGCTATGACCCTTGGCACTGTTGCGCGGAGTCCCTGCGTTGGTGAAGCCCTGCATGTGGCAGGTGACGCACGGACCGTTGCTATCCAGGTTGCCGGCAACGAAGAAGGTCGGGTTATGGCTGTCGCCAATCATTGCTTTGGTACCCAGATTGCGGTGCGTACTGGTCAGGCCGCCTGCAAGGCCGTCGGGGGTACTGATCGCATCAGGTATCAAGGTTTTGCCGTACGTGCTTGTGCCGGCAGCCGCACTTGTCGAAGTGAAGTTGATGAAACCGGCTTTGGCATACATCAGGCCAGCTGCTGCCATGTAGTGCGAGTTCTGGAAGCTGGAGTTACCCATGCTCAGACCGTTGGTCTTCGCCGTAACCAGAGCGCCACCGGAAACACGGCCACTGTGGCAGGAGATGCAGATGTTGGATTGGCCCACGTCCGGGAACTTGGCAGTGATGCGGGCTTTTACCGTCAGCGCGGTGGCCTTGTCAACCGTGCTGATGTTGTAGAACGTCTGTACGCCTACGCTCTTACCGTAGCTGGACCGGTTGGTGAACGCAAGCGGGCTGACCGCAACGGTGCGGAGAGCTGTCGTGGTGCTTCCGCTGACATCGGCAGTGTGGCAGGCCGAGCAAGCAAGAGGCGAGTTGAACTTCTGGCCGTCGTTGGCGCCGACAGTGGCGACGGTGACGTACTTGCTGTCGGCAAACTGAGCGAAGCCGGCAGCAGTGTGGCAGCGAACGCAGTCGCTGGCCGGGATGGTGGTCTGGAAGTTGGCGGCGGAGCCGGAGTTCCTCCAGTCGTGGCTTGCACCCGGAACCCAGGCGGCGCCGGAACGGTTGCCGTGGTCGGAATCAGCCCATGCGGCGAGAACGTCCGCATTGGTCTGGAAGGTCTGGGTGGTGGTTGCGCCAATGCCGTGCGGATCGAACTTGAAGTGGCACTGGGCGCAGACGTTGATGCCCTTACCGACGTAACCGACATAGGCGGCGGATACGTTGTGGAAGGTTGCCGTCGTTGCGTTGGTGAAGTGGGCAACGCCGTCGAAGAGTTTGCTGTAGGCACCGGTATGGCAGGCGATGCAGGCAGCGCCGGCGCCGGTAGCGGAATACCCTTTGGCAAGCGAAGGCGTGCTCATGCTTGCGTAGGGGTGTGCCAGCCCGTTGACCGGGGTATGGCAGGTTGCGCAGTCAGGACCATGGCCGTTTTGGAAATGGCCGCTGGCAGCATACTGAGTTGCGATGACATTACCGGAATACGGATCAACGGTTGAGTTGTGGCAAGCGGTGCAGTCGGCTGTTGCCGAACCGGCCCTGTTGCCGTCGCCGCCGATGATGTAGGCTTTTGCTGCGGATGCATCTGCAGCCGCTACGCCGGAACCGCTGACGGCGGAGCTGATGTTGGCGTACGATGCCGTACCGGCTTTGAGTGAGCCGTATTTCACGAGCTCGATGGAGTCGAAGACGAGCTGTTTAACGTAGCTCGGGTTGTGGATGTAGGATGCTGCGTCTGCAGACTGGCCGTTGAGGAGCTGCAGGTTGAAGAATGCACCGTAGACCCTGGCAAACAGGGCCTGATTGCCGGTCCAGACATACCCGCGGGCGATAGTGGTCGCCGTGGTTCTATTTGCTGCCGTTTTCTGCAGCGAGTAGGCTTGACCGGTCAGGGTCGAGGTGCTGGTTGCGGAAGACAGCATCTTGAAGCCGGTGAAGTTGTTGGTGCTGGTCATCAAGCCGCCCAGTACCTTGAGGGACGATGCCAGTTCGGCTTTGGCCTGGTCGAGGTTGGCCTGACCGAAGTCGCTGGAGTGACATGCGGCGCATGCGGTGAAGCTGGTGATCTCCAGGCTGTGGCCTTCAGCCATGTGGCAACCAACGCACGGACCGTTGGCGGTGCCGGTGTTACCGGGGTTGGTAACGCCAATGTTGCTGTGGTTGTTCGCCGCTTCCGTGTAGGTCCTGCCGTCAGCGGTGTAGCGGTAGCCGACCTTCTGATCGACGATGGCCGACTGGTAGACACCGTGACCGGTCAGTGCGGAACCGGTGAAGCCGGTGCTGGTGAAGCCGCTGAATGTGGCAGCGAGGGCATTGATCATGGCCTCGCCGTTGGTCGCATTGGAGCGGCCGGCGTGACAGGAAACACAGACGTTGGACAGCTTGAGGTCGGAGTACATGACCGGAGTACCGGTTGCACCCTGAACACCGTTGAACCACTTGCCGGTGTTCTTGGTGGAGAAGTTGTAGAATGCCGGGTAGGCGCCTACGGCACGAACCGTAGCGGCGTTTTCAGGCATGGCCACGTTCTTCTCGCCGGAGACCGAACCCGGGGCGTCGTAGTGACAGGCGCGGCAGGTAATGACTTCGCCGGACACGTTGGTGTTGTTGGTGGCGGCAGAAGTCGCTGCTACCGTGTAGCCGGCCTCCTGGTAGCCCCAGGCGCGCAGGTCGTTGTACTTGCTGATGCCCAGAACCGAGCTCGTGTAGGAAACGAACTTCACGAAGCCGGTGGTGGTGTGGCAACGCACGCAACCGTCGGTGTAGCTGTTGGACGGTTTGATGCTGGCGGAACTGAAACCTCTGTACTTGAAGTAGTTCTTGGCAGCCCAACGGCCAAAGCCCGGGTCGGCATGAGTGCTTTCGGCATACTCGGCGTTCCGGGTGTTGTCGTGGGAGTGGCAGTTGGAGCAGCTGTTGTAGGTTGTGACGTACTGGGAAGACGAGTTGTAGAATACATACCGGCTTCCGGTGTACCAGCCGGTGGTGGTGGAACCCACATTTTTGGCGGCAGTGCCCAGTTTCGAGTACTGGTTGCCGTAGCTGTGCGGCACTTTCATGGCGCCGGTGGCGTCATAGATGCCGTAGCCGCTGCCGGCTGCATGGCAGGTCTGGCAATCGGTCCCTTTCTTCACCAGTGCCTGGTCGGCAGCGCCAGCAACAGGAGCTGCACCGCTGTAGGTGAAGAATTTTGCGATTGTGGAGTGCGGGTTGTGGCAGCTTGTGCACTCGAGGGTTTCAAAGGTGTTGGTAAAGTGGGACGATTTGTGGAATGCCACGGTGGTGGGGCCGTGTTTGCCGCCGGTATGACATTCTTCGCACGTATTGGCCGAGTTCGTGGTCGGGTTGTGCGGATCATGGCAAGCGACGCAGGCGTCCTTACCGGGACGGTTGACTGCTTGAGTGTCTTTCTTTCTCATGTTGGTGGTGTAGCTGGCCAACGGGTTGAGATTGGGTTTGAAGTGACACCGGTAGGCGCAGGTGGTGAGGCCGTCGGGGGCTTCACTGGTCGTCCAGGATTCATTGGGGTTGATCTGGCCTTCGGTAGCGGTACCGCCGTAAGGGGCGATCGCCGAGGCGCCGGTAAATTCAGGACCGTACTCGAACGAGTTGTTCCAGTGCGGGCTGGAGAAGAAGTCGACGGACGGCGTACCATGCTTGCCGTCGTTGACGTGGCAGTACAGACAGGTGTTGAAGGTGGAGACCACTCCATTGGCTACTTTGCCGGGGTGGCGAACCGTCGCGCCCGTCATGGTGTTGAACGTGCCGCCTGAGGTAGGTACCGAGGCTGCGGTCCATACGCCGATCGGGTTGACATTTGTACCCTGCAGGTTGCCGGAGTGGCAGACCTGGCAGCCGGTGGCGTCTTTGTACTGGGGGTTGGAGAAGTTGGCCGTGACCAGGTTGGGATCGCCGGCGGGGTTGAAGTGGCACTGGGTGGCGCAGGTGTGCTGGCCGTGTGCCGTCGAGACGTTATTGTAGGCGT is a window from the Oryzomonas sagensis genome containing:
- a CDS encoding PKD domain-containing protein, with the translated sequence MRKISFILCTLLLLLPALASAYTLQVKVSGGKTGVNTVTANGLTTAGSGTYYTYPANNSATVATSVLGTVASATLDGAAFTLGNKLPAQIGGTHYLAVTFAAAASYTVTASQSTGGTIFIQQTAPSLSSNLSTALTGIGGSATVVISVYPGSTSIVTGIKVNGNAATNTMTGGVTPGAVGKVTLTAAELQSSPTITATYSASYKTSAILSAPTTAAQGATVKLDGRASSTNDTAITGYAFSVTGPAAVTVTQASAATPTATFTVPAVAGTYTANLTVTTTNGSKVAAPVTITVLSSANTVNNYCSACHNGRNPDAMAGFNASSLASVYSCNNCHQVDTSSHPGMYPSNFNTSKHWTNAYNNVSTAHGQHTCATQCHFNPAGDPNLVTANFSNPQYKDATGCQVCHSGNLQGTNVNPIGVWTAASVPTSGGTFNTMTGATVRHPGKVANGVVSTFNTCLYCHVNDGKHGTPSVDFFSSPHWNNSFEYGPEFTGASAIAPYGGTATEGQINPNESWTTSEAPDGLTTCAYRCHFKPNLNPLASYTTNMRKKDTQAVNRPGKDACVACHDPHNPTTNSANTCEECHTGGKHGPTTVAFHKSSHFTNTFETLECTSCHNPHSTIAKFFTYSGAAPVAGAADQALVKKGTDCQTCHAAGSGYGIYDATGAMKVPHSYGNQYSKLGTAAKNVGSTTTGWYTGSRYVFYNSSSQYVTTYNSCSNCHSHDNTRNAEYAESTHADPGFGRWAAKNYFKYRGFSSASIKPSNSYTDGCVRCHTTTGFVKFVSYTSSVLGISKYNDLRAWGYQEAGYTVAATSAATNNTNVSGEVITCRACHYDAPGSVSGEKNVAMPENAATVRAVGAYPAFYNFSTKNTGKWFNGVQGATGTPVMYSDLKLSNVCVSCHAGRSNATNGEAMINALAATFSGFTSTGFTGSALTGHGVYQSAIVDQKVGYRYTADGRTYTEAANNHSNIGVTNPGNTGTANGPCVGCHMAEGHSLEITSFTACAACHSSDFGQANLDQAKAELASSLKVLGGLMTSTNNFTGFKMLSSATSTSTLTGQAYSLQKTAANRTTATTIARGYVWTGNQALFARVYGAFFNLQLLNGQSADAASYIHNPSYVKQLVFDSIELVKYGSLKAGTASYANISSAVSGSGVAAADASAAKAYIIGGDGNRAGSATADCTACHNSTVDPYSGNVIATQYAASGHFQNGHGPDCATCHTPVNGLAHPYASMSTPSLAKGYSATGAGAACIACHTGAYSKLFDGVAHFTNATTATFHNVSAAYVGYVGKGINVCAQCHFKFDPHGIGATTTQTFQTNADVLAAWADSDHGNRSGAAWVPGASHDWRNSGSAANFQTTIPASDCVRCHTAAGFAQFADSKYVTVATVGANDGQKFNSPLACSACHTADVSGSTTTALRTVAVSPLAFTNRSSYGKSVGVQTFYNISTVDKATALTVKARITAKFPDVGQSNICISCHSGRVSGGALVTAKTNGLSMGNSSFQNSHYMAAAGLMYAKAGFINFTSTSAAAGTSTYGKTLIPDAISTPDGLAGGLTSTHRNLGTKAMIGDSHNPTFFVAGNLDSNGPCVTCHMQGFTNAGTPRNSAKGHSLQIDQATITQVCNQCHTSEGGNDITTIDNFNTHFIEPQSEVFQAALTLAKNQLLSKYGISYNPASYPYFYDTANSNKAVTDWTRSGALTAAQALKLEGAAFNINLLSRDPAAYVHARSYARRLLYDSIDFLDDGVMNQSAGATALASGQLNADGVTLTFGKGAAAYTDGTLTTLSSGTTEAMVYLLGWSRTSGAWNTFERP